The Lepisosteus oculatus isolate fLepOcu1 chromosome 4, fLepOcu1.hap2, whole genome shotgun sequence genome window below encodes:
- the ift122 gene encoding intraflagellar transport protein 122 homolog isoform X2 codes for MTFIYDLAFKPDGSQLIVAAGNRVLVYDTADGTLIQPLKGHKDTVYCVAYAKDGKRFASGSADKSIIIWTSKLEGILKYTHNDSIQCVSYNPVTHQLASCSSSDFGLWSPEQKSVSKHKVSNKITCCGWTNDGQYLALGMVNGVVSIRNKNGEEKVKIERPGGTLSPIWSIAWNPSNRWRTVWKRCPEHGEEEPLTEGSVCAPSYLWAETSSSQGSEAEESQLEEEREDLEGHLLQEHVDNTDLDEHNDILAVADWGQKLSFYQLSGKQIGKDRSLNYDPCCVSYFSKGEYIVMGGSDKKASLFTKDGVRLGTIGEQNSWVWSCRVKPDSNYVVVGCQDGTIAFYQLIFSTVHGLYKDRYANRDNMTDVIVQHLITEQKVRIKCRELVKKIAIYKNRLAIQLPEKILIYELYSDDSSDMHYRVKEKICKKFECNLLVVCSQHIILCQEKRLQCLSFNGVKEREWLMESLIRYIKVIGGSPGREGLLVGLKNGAILKIFVDNPFAITLLKQATSVRCLDMSASRNKLAVVDEHNTCLVYDIRTKELLFQEPNANSVAWNTQCEDMLCFSGSGYLNIKASNFPVHQQKLQGFVVGYNGSKIFCLHVYSMSAVEVPQSAPMYQYLERKWFKEAYQIACLGVTDSDWRDLATEALEGLDFETAKKAFIRVRDLRYLELINSIEERKKRGETNNELFLADVFAYQGKFHEAAKLYKKTGNDSRALNMYTDLRMFEYAKDFLGSGDPKDTKMLITKQADWAKNINEPRAAAEMYLSAGEHMKAIELIGEHGWVDMLIDIARKLDKAEREPLSQCAAFFKKLKQHGYAAETYTKMGDLKALVLLHVEEYHWEEAFELVEKHPEFKDDVYVPYAQWLAENDRFEEAQKAFHKAGQQDEAVKVLEQLTHNAVVESRFNDAAYYYWMLSMQCLDIARENENKKDEMLKKFHRFQHLAELYHVYHSIQRYTDEPFSSHLPESLFNISRFLLHNLTKDVPLGISKVNTLYALAKQSKALGAYKLARHAYEKLQGLRIPTRFQESIELGSLTVRSKPFHDSEDLVPMCYRCSTNNPLLNNQGNVCINCRQPFIFSASSYEILPLVQFYLEEGITDEEAVSLIDLEAPRTERREGKWQEMSSGESNTLKLVDSMDDPEEDPFMAKLSFEQGGSEFVPVVVSKAALLSMSRRDVLIKRWPKPLSWQYYRSLLPDVSITMCPSCFQMFHSEDYELLVLQHNCCPYCRRPIDEPN; via the exons ATGACATT TATTTACGACCTTGCGTTCAAGCCAGATGGGAGTCAACTTatagttgctgctggaaatcGAGTTTTG GTTTATGACACAGCTGATGGAACACTTATCCAGCCTCTAAAGGGGCACAAAGACACAGTATACTGTGTTGCCTATGCCAAAGATG ggaaGCGTTTTGCTTCAGGTTCAGCTGACAAAAGTATCATCATTTGGACTTCTAAGCTGGAGGGAATATTGAAGTATAC ccacAATGACTCCATCCAGTGCGTTTCATATAATCCAGTTACACATCAGCTGGCCTCCTGTTCGTCCAGTGATTTTG GTTTGTGGTCTCCAGAACAAAAATCTGTCTCCAAACACAAAGTCAGCAATAAAATCACATGTTGTGG GTGGACCAATGATGGTCAGTACCTTGCTTTGGGGATGGTGAATGGAGTAGTAAGTATCCGCAATAAAAATGGGGAAGAGAAGGTGAAGATAGAACGTCCTGGAGGTACCCTGTCACCCATCTGGTCCATTGCCTGGAACCCATCCAA TAGGTGGAGGACTGTCTGGAAGAGATGCCCTGAACATGGGGAAGAGGAGCCACTGACGGAGGGCAGTGTTTGTGCACCTTCTTACCTGTGGGCTGAAACAAGTTCGAGTCAGGGCAGTGAGGCAGAGGAGTCCCAGCtagaagaagagagagaggatCTGGAGGGCCATTTGCTTCAGGAACATGTTGACAATACTGATCT AGATGAGCACAATGACATCTTGGCAGTGGCAGACTGGGGCCAGAAGTTGTCTTTTTATCAGCTAAGTGGCAAACAG ATTGGAAAAGACAGGTCCCTGAATTATGATCCCTGCTGCGTCAGCTATTTCTCCAAAGGGGAGTATATTGTGATGGGGGGATCGGACAAAAAGGCTTCCCTGTTCACCAAAGATGGGGTTCGACTGGGCACCATTGGCGAGCAAAACTCCTGGGTTTGGTCCTGTAGGGTCAAACCAGACTCTAATTATGTG GTGGTGGGCTGCCAAGATGGAACCATTGCGTTTTACCAGTTGATCTTTAGTACAGTTCATGGTCTTTATAAAGACCGATATGCCAACAGGGACAACATGACTGATGTCATTGTGCAGCATCTCATCACCGAACAGAAGG TGAGAATAAAGTGCAGAGAGTTGGTCAAGAAGATTGCAATCTACAAAAACCGACTGGCCATCCAACTCCCAGAGAAAATCCTCATTTATGAGCTCTACTCTGATGACTCCTCAGACATGCATTACCGTGTGAAAGAGAAAATCTGCAAGAAGTTTGAGTGCAACCTGCTGGTTGTATGCTCACAACATATCATCTTGTGCCAG GAAAAAAGGCTGCAGTGCCTATCATTCAATGGTGTAAAAGAACGAGAGTGGCTCATGGAATCTTTGATTCGATACATCAAGGTGATTGGGGGATCACCTGGAAGAGAGGGACTGCTTGTTGGTTTGAAGAACGGAGCA ATTCTGAAGATATTTGTGGACAACCCATTTGCAATCACTCTGCTGAAACAGGCGACCTCAGTTCGTTGTCTGGACATGAGTGCCTCCAGAAACAAGCTGGCTGTTGTGGACGAACATAACACCTGCTTAGTGTATGACATCCGTACAAAAGAGCTCCTTTTTCAG GAGCCAAATGCAAATAGTGTTGCTTGGAACACTCAGTGTGAAGACATGCTGTGCTTCTCAGGGAGTGGCTACCTTAATATTAAAGCTAGCAACTTTCCAGTGCATCAGCAGAAGCtccagggctttgtggtgggaTACAATGGCTCCAAGATCTTCTGTTTGCATGTCTACTCTATGTCAGCTGTGGAAGTACCCCAG TCTGCCCCTATGTACCAGTACTTGGAGAGAAAGTGGTTCAAAGAGGCCTATCAGATTGCTTGTTTAGGAGTAACCGACAGTGATTGGAGGGACCTGGCCACAGAGGCACTTGAAGGACTTGATTTTGAAACAGCAAAGAAG GCATTCATCAGAGTTCGTGATTTACGCTATCTTGAACTCATAAACAGCATCGAG GAGAGGAAGAAAAGAGGCGAGACCAACAATGAGCTCTTCCTGGCGGATGTTTTTGCCTACCAAGGGAAATTCCATGAGGCTGCCAAACTGTACAAAAAGACGGGGAATGATAGCCGAGCCCTAAATATGTACACAGACCTGCGCATGTTCGAATATGCCAAG GATTTCCTTGGCTCTGGAGATCCGAAGGACACCAAAATGCTGATTACCAAACAGGCAGACTGGGCCAAGAACATCAATGAGCCCCGTGCTGCGGCCGAGATGTACCTGTCTGCAGGGGAGCACATGAAGGCTATAGAGCTCATCGGGGAACATGGCTGGGTGGACAT GTTAATTGACATCGCACGGAAACTAGACAAGGCAGAGCGTGAGCCCTTATCACAATGTGCTGCCTTCTTCAAGAAGCTAAAGCAGCATGGCTATGCTGCTGAGACCTACACTAAGATGGGAGACCTCAAAGCTCTGGTGCTGCTGCATGTGGAGGAGTATCACTGGGAGGAG GCTTTTGAGCTGGTGGAGAAACACCCAGAGTTCAAGGACGACGTCTATGTGCCTTATGCACAGTGGCTGGCTGAGAACGACAGGTTTGAAGAAGCACAGAAAG CTTTCCACAAGGCTGGGCAGCAGGATGAAGCAGTGAAAGTGCTGGAGCAACTGACTCACAACGCCGTAGTGGAAAGCAGGTTTAATGACGCAGCTTATTACTACTGGATGCTATCCATGCAGTGTTTGGATATAGCCAGGG aaaatgaaaataagaaagaTGAGATGCTGAAGAAATTCCACAGGTTCCAGCACTTGGCAGAGCTGTACCATGTTTATCACTCCATTCAGCGCTACACT GATGAACCCTTTAGCTCTCATCTCCCAGAAAGCCTATTCAATATCTCAAGGTTTCTACTGCACAACTTGACAAAGGATGTGCCATTGGGCATCTCTAAAGT GAACACTCTGTACGCTCTAGCtaagcaaagcaaagcactgGGGGCATACAAGCTGGCCCGCCATGCTTATGAGAAACTACAGGGCCTTCGTATCCCAACCCGATTCCAGGAGTCCATCGAACTGGGCAGCCTGACTGTTCGCTCCAAGCCTTTCCACGACAGTGAG GACCTTGTGCCCATGTGCTATCGATGCTCTACGAACAACCCCCTGCTGAATAATCAAGGGAATGTGTGCATCAATTGCCGGCAGCCTTTCATCTTTTCAGCATCTTCCTATG AGATCCTGCCCCTTGTGcagttttacctggaggaaggGATCACTGATGAAGAGGCTGTGTCCCTCATAGACCTGGAAGCTCCTCGAACAGAGAGGAGAGAAGGAAAGTGGCAGGAGATGAGCAGTGGTG AATCCAACACTTTGAAATTAGTTGACAGCATGGATGACCCTGAAGAAGACCCTTTCATGGCCAAGCTGAGCTTTGAG CAAGGCGGCTCAGAGTTTGTCCCTGTTGTGGTGAGCAAGGCAGCACTACTTTCCATGAGCAGGAGGGATGTCCTGATCAAGCGCTGGCCCAAGCCCCTCAGCTGGCAATACTACAGGTCCCTGCTGCCTGATGTCTCCATCACCATGTGCCCTTCCTGCTTTCAG ATGTTCCACAGTGAAGACTACGAGCTGCTAGTACTTCAGCACAATTGCTGTCCTTACTGCCGCAGGCCAATAGATGAACCAAACTGA
- the ift122 gene encoding intraflagellar transport protein 122 homolog isoform X1 gives MRAVPTWIDKVHDRDKVEQCIYDLAFKPDGSQLIVAAGNRVLVYDTADGTLIQPLKGHKDTVYCVAYAKDGKRFASGSADKSIIIWTSKLEGILKYTHNDSIQCVSYNPVTHQLASCSSSDFGLWSPEQKSVSKHKVSNKITCCGWTNDGQYLALGMVNGVVSIRNKNGEEKVKIERPGGTLSPIWSIAWNPSNRWRTVWKRCPEHGEEEPLTEGSVCAPSYLWAETSSSQGSEAEESQLEEEREDLEGHLLQEHVDNTDLDEHNDILAVADWGQKLSFYQLSGKQIGKDRSLNYDPCCVSYFSKGEYIVMGGSDKKASLFTKDGVRLGTIGEQNSWVWSCRVKPDSNYVVVGCQDGTIAFYQLIFSTVHGLYKDRYANRDNMTDVIVQHLITEQKVRIKCRELVKKIAIYKNRLAIQLPEKILIYELYSDDSSDMHYRVKEKICKKFECNLLVVCSQHIILCQEKRLQCLSFNGVKEREWLMESLIRYIKVIGGSPGREGLLVGLKNGAILKIFVDNPFAITLLKQATSVRCLDMSASRNKLAVVDEHNTCLVYDIRTKELLFQEPNANSVAWNTQCEDMLCFSGSGYLNIKASNFPVHQQKLQGFVVGYNGSKIFCLHVYSMSAVEVPQSAPMYQYLERKWFKEAYQIACLGVTDSDWRDLATEALEGLDFETAKKAFIRVRDLRYLELINSIEERKKRGETNNELFLADVFAYQGKFHEAAKLYKKTGNDSRALNMYTDLRMFEYAKDFLGSGDPKDTKMLITKQADWAKNINEPRAAAEMYLSAGEHMKAIELIGEHGWVDMLIDIARKLDKAEREPLSQCAAFFKKLKQHGYAAETYTKMGDLKALVLLHVEEYHWEEAFELVEKHPEFKDDVYVPYAQWLAENDRFEEAQKAFHKAGQQDEAVKVLEQLTHNAVVESRFNDAAYYYWMLSMQCLDIARENENKKDEMLKKFHRFQHLAELYHVYHSIQRYTDEPFSSHLPESLFNISRFLLHNLTKDVPLGISKVNTLYALAKQSKALGAYKLARHAYEKLQGLRIPTRFQESIELGSLTVRSKPFHDSEDLVPMCYRCSTNNPLLNNQGNVCINCRQPFIFSASSYEILPLVQFYLEEGITDEEAVSLIDLEAPRTERREGKWQEMSSGESNTLKLVDSMDDPEEDPFMAKLSFEQGGSEFVPVVVSKAALLSMSRRDVLIKRWPKPLSWQYYRSLLPDVSITMCPSCFQMFHSEDYELLVLQHNCCPYCRRPIDEPN, from the exons ATGAGAGCCGTACCGACATGGATAGATAAAGTGCATGATCGGGATAAAGTAGAGCAATG TATTTACGACCTTGCGTTCAAGCCAGATGGGAGTCAACTTatagttgctgctggaaatcGAGTTTTG GTTTATGACACAGCTGATGGAACACTTATCCAGCCTCTAAAGGGGCACAAAGACACAGTATACTGTGTTGCCTATGCCAAAGATG ggaaGCGTTTTGCTTCAGGTTCAGCTGACAAAAGTATCATCATTTGGACTTCTAAGCTGGAGGGAATATTGAAGTATAC ccacAATGACTCCATCCAGTGCGTTTCATATAATCCAGTTACACATCAGCTGGCCTCCTGTTCGTCCAGTGATTTTG GTTTGTGGTCTCCAGAACAAAAATCTGTCTCCAAACACAAAGTCAGCAATAAAATCACATGTTGTGG GTGGACCAATGATGGTCAGTACCTTGCTTTGGGGATGGTGAATGGAGTAGTAAGTATCCGCAATAAAAATGGGGAAGAGAAGGTGAAGATAGAACGTCCTGGAGGTACCCTGTCACCCATCTGGTCCATTGCCTGGAACCCATCCAA TAGGTGGAGGACTGTCTGGAAGAGATGCCCTGAACATGGGGAAGAGGAGCCACTGACGGAGGGCAGTGTTTGTGCACCTTCTTACCTGTGGGCTGAAACAAGTTCGAGTCAGGGCAGTGAGGCAGAGGAGTCCCAGCtagaagaagagagagaggatCTGGAGGGCCATTTGCTTCAGGAACATGTTGACAATACTGATCT AGATGAGCACAATGACATCTTGGCAGTGGCAGACTGGGGCCAGAAGTTGTCTTTTTATCAGCTAAGTGGCAAACAG ATTGGAAAAGACAGGTCCCTGAATTATGATCCCTGCTGCGTCAGCTATTTCTCCAAAGGGGAGTATATTGTGATGGGGGGATCGGACAAAAAGGCTTCCCTGTTCACCAAAGATGGGGTTCGACTGGGCACCATTGGCGAGCAAAACTCCTGGGTTTGGTCCTGTAGGGTCAAACCAGACTCTAATTATGTG GTGGTGGGCTGCCAAGATGGAACCATTGCGTTTTACCAGTTGATCTTTAGTACAGTTCATGGTCTTTATAAAGACCGATATGCCAACAGGGACAACATGACTGATGTCATTGTGCAGCATCTCATCACCGAACAGAAGG TGAGAATAAAGTGCAGAGAGTTGGTCAAGAAGATTGCAATCTACAAAAACCGACTGGCCATCCAACTCCCAGAGAAAATCCTCATTTATGAGCTCTACTCTGATGACTCCTCAGACATGCATTACCGTGTGAAAGAGAAAATCTGCAAGAAGTTTGAGTGCAACCTGCTGGTTGTATGCTCACAACATATCATCTTGTGCCAG GAAAAAAGGCTGCAGTGCCTATCATTCAATGGTGTAAAAGAACGAGAGTGGCTCATGGAATCTTTGATTCGATACATCAAGGTGATTGGGGGATCACCTGGAAGAGAGGGACTGCTTGTTGGTTTGAAGAACGGAGCA ATTCTGAAGATATTTGTGGACAACCCATTTGCAATCACTCTGCTGAAACAGGCGACCTCAGTTCGTTGTCTGGACATGAGTGCCTCCAGAAACAAGCTGGCTGTTGTGGACGAACATAACACCTGCTTAGTGTATGACATCCGTACAAAAGAGCTCCTTTTTCAG GAGCCAAATGCAAATAGTGTTGCTTGGAACACTCAGTGTGAAGACATGCTGTGCTTCTCAGGGAGTGGCTACCTTAATATTAAAGCTAGCAACTTTCCAGTGCATCAGCAGAAGCtccagggctttgtggtgggaTACAATGGCTCCAAGATCTTCTGTTTGCATGTCTACTCTATGTCAGCTGTGGAAGTACCCCAG TCTGCCCCTATGTACCAGTACTTGGAGAGAAAGTGGTTCAAAGAGGCCTATCAGATTGCTTGTTTAGGAGTAACCGACAGTGATTGGAGGGACCTGGCCACAGAGGCACTTGAAGGACTTGATTTTGAAACAGCAAAGAAG GCATTCATCAGAGTTCGTGATTTACGCTATCTTGAACTCATAAACAGCATCGAG GAGAGGAAGAAAAGAGGCGAGACCAACAATGAGCTCTTCCTGGCGGATGTTTTTGCCTACCAAGGGAAATTCCATGAGGCTGCCAAACTGTACAAAAAGACGGGGAATGATAGCCGAGCCCTAAATATGTACACAGACCTGCGCATGTTCGAATATGCCAAG GATTTCCTTGGCTCTGGAGATCCGAAGGACACCAAAATGCTGATTACCAAACAGGCAGACTGGGCCAAGAACATCAATGAGCCCCGTGCTGCGGCCGAGATGTACCTGTCTGCAGGGGAGCACATGAAGGCTATAGAGCTCATCGGGGAACATGGCTGGGTGGACAT GTTAATTGACATCGCACGGAAACTAGACAAGGCAGAGCGTGAGCCCTTATCACAATGTGCTGCCTTCTTCAAGAAGCTAAAGCAGCATGGCTATGCTGCTGAGACCTACACTAAGATGGGAGACCTCAAAGCTCTGGTGCTGCTGCATGTGGAGGAGTATCACTGGGAGGAG GCTTTTGAGCTGGTGGAGAAACACCCAGAGTTCAAGGACGACGTCTATGTGCCTTATGCACAGTGGCTGGCTGAGAACGACAGGTTTGAAGAAGCACAGAAAG CTTTCCACAAGGCTGGGCAGCAGGATGAAGCAGTGAAAGTGCTGGAGCAACTGACTCACAACGCCGTAGTGGAAAGCAGGTTTAATGACGCAGCTTATTACTACTGGATGCTATCCATGCAGTGTTTGGATATAGCCAGGG aaaatgaaaataagaaagaTGAGATGCTGAAGAAATTCCACAGGTTCCAGCACTTGGCAGAGCTGTACCATGTTTATCACTCCATTCAGCGCTACACT GATGAACCCTTTAGCTCTCATCTCCCAGAAAGCCTATTCAATATCTCAAGGTTTCTACTGCACAACTTGACAAAGGATGTGCCATTGGGCATCTCTAAAGT GAACACTCTGTACGCTCTAGCtaagcaaagcaaagcactgGGGGCATACAAGCTGGCCCGCCATGCTTATGAGAAACTACAGGGCCTTCGTATCCCAACCCGATTCCAGGAGTCCATCGAACTGGGCAGCCTGACTGTTCGCTCCAAGCCTTTCCACGACAGTGAG GACCTTGTGCCCATGTGCTATCGATGCTCTACGAACAACCCCCTGCTGAATAATCAAGGGAATGTGTGCATCAATTGCCGGCAGCCTTTCATCTTTTCAGCATCTTCCTATG AGATCCTGCCCCTTGTGcagttttacctggaggaaggGATCACTGATGAAGAGGCTGTGTCCCTCATAGACCTGGAAGCTCCTCGAACAGAGAGGAGAGAAGGAAAGTGGCAGGAGATGAGCAGTGGTG AATCCAACACTTTGAAATTAGTTGACAGCATGGATGACCCTGAAGAAGACCCTTTCATGGCCAAGCTGAGCTTTGAG CAAGGCGGCTCAGAGTTTGTCCCTGTTGTGGTGAGCAAGGCAGCACTACTTTCCATGAGCAGGAGGGATGTCCTGATCAAGCGCTGGCCCAAGCCCCTCAGCTGGCAATACTACAGGTCCCTGCTGCCTGATGTCTCCATCACCATGTGCCCTTCCTGCTTTCAG ATGTTCCACAGTGAAGACTACGAGCTGCTAGTACTTCAGCACAATTGCTGTCCTTACTGCCGCAGGCCAATAGATGAACCAAACTGA
- the ift122 gene encoding intraflagellar transport protein 122 homolog isoform X3 translates to MRAVPTWIDKVHDRDKVEQCIYDLAFKPDGSQLIVAAGNRVLVYDTADGTLIQPLKGHKDTVYCVAYAKDGKRFASGSADKSIIIWTSKLEGILKYTHNDSIQCVSYNPVTHQLASCSSSDFGLWSPEQKSVSKHKVSNKITCCGWTNDGQYLALGMVNGVVSIRNKNGEEKVKIERPGGTLSPIWSIAWNPSKDEHNDILAVADWGQKLSFYQLSGKQIGKDRSLNYDPCCVSYFSKGEYIVMGGSDKKASLFTKDGVRLGTIGEQNSWVWSCRVKPDSNYVVVGCQDGTIAFYQLIFSTVHGLYKDRYANRDNMTDVIVQHLITEQKVRIKCRELVKKIAIYKNRLAIQLPEKILIYELYSDDSSDMHYRVKEKICKKFECNLLVVCSQHIILCQEKRLQCLSFNGVKEREWLMESLIRYIKVIGGSPGREGLLVGLKNGAILKIFVDNPFAITLLKQATSVRCLDMSASRNKLAVVDEHNTCLVYDIRTKELLFQEPNANSVAWNTQCEDMLCFSGSGYLNIKASNFPVHQQKLQGFVVGYNGSKIFCLHVYSMSAVEVPQSAPMYQYLERKWFKEAYQIACLGVTDSDWRDLATEALEGLDFETAKKAFIRVRDLRYLELINSIEERKKRGETNNELFLADVFAYQGKFHEAAKLYKKTGNDSRALNMYTDLRMFEYAKDFLGSGDPKDTKMLITKQADWAKNINEPRAAAEMYLSAGEHMKAIELIGEHGWVDMLIDIARKLDKAEREPLSQCAAFFKKLKQHGYAAETYTKMGDLKALVLLHVEEYHWEEAFELVEKHPEFKDDVYVPYAQWLAENDRFEEAQKAFHKAGQQDEAVKVLEQLTHNAVVESRFNDAAYYYWMLSMQCLDIARENENKKDEMLKKFHRFQHLAELYHVYHSIQRYTDEPFSSHLPESLFNISRFLLHNLTKDVPLGISKVNTLYALAKQSKALGAYKLARHAYEKLQGLRIPTRFQESIELGSLTVRSKPFHDSEDLVPMCYRCSTNNPLLNNQGNVCINCRQPFIFSASSYEILPLVQFYLEEGITDEEAVSLIDLEAPRTERREGKWQEMSSGESNTLKLVDSMDDPEEDPFMAKLSFEQGGSEFVPVVVSKAALLSMSRRDVLIKRWPKPLSWQYYRSLLPDVSITMCPSCFQMFHSEDYELLVLQHNCCPYCRRPIDEPN, encoded by the exons ATGAGAGCCGTACCGACATGGATAGATAAAGTGCATGATCGGGATAAAGTAGAGCAATG TATTTACGACCTTGCGTTCAAGCCAGATGGGAGTCAACTTatagttgctgctggaaatcGAGTTTTG GTTTATGACACAGCTGATGGAACACTTATCCAGCCTCTAAAGGGGCACAAAGACACAGTATACTGTGTTGCCTATGCCAAAGATG ggaaGCGTTTTGCTTCAGGTTCAGCTGACAAAAGTATCATCATTTGGACTTCTAAGCTGGAGGGAATATTGAAGTATAC ccacAATGACTCCATCCAGTGCGTTTCATATAATCCAGTTACACATCAGCTGGCCTCCTGTTCGTCCAGTGATTTTG GTTTGTGGTCTCCAGAACAAAAATCTGTCTCCAAACACAAAGTCAGCAATAAAATCACATGTTGTGG GTGGACCAATGATGGTCAGTACCTTGCTTTGGGGATGGTGAATGGAGTAGTAAGTATCCGCAATAAAAATGGGGAAGAGAAGGTGAAGATAGAACGTCCTGGAGGTACCCTGTCACCCATCTGGTCCATTGCCTGGAACCCATCCAA AGATGAGCACAATGACATCTTGGCAGTGGCAGACTGGGGCCAGAAGTTGTCTTTTTATCAGCTAAGTGGCAAACAG ATTGGAAAAGACAGGTCCCTGAATTATGATCCCTGCTGCGTCAGCTATTTCTCCAAAGGGGAGTATATTGTGATGGGGGGATCGGACAAAAAGGCTTCCCTGTTCACCAAAGATGGGGTTCGACTGGGCACCATTGGCGAGCAAAACTCCTGGGTTTGGTCCTGTAGGGTCAAACCAGACTCTAATTATGTG GTGGTGGGCTGCCAAGATGGAACCATTGCGTTTTACCAGTTGATCTTTAGTACAGTTCATGGTCTTTATAAAGACCGATATGCCAACAGGGACAACATGACTGATGTCATTGTGCAGCATCTCATCACCGAACAGAAGG TGAGAATAAAGTGCAGAGAGTTGGTCAAGAAGATTGCAATCTACAAAAACCGACTGGCCATCCAACTCCCAGAGAAAATCCTCATTTATGAGCTCTACTCTGATGACTCCTCAGACATGCATTACCGTGTGAAAGAGAAAATCTGCAAGAAGTTTGAGTGCAACCTGCTGGTTGTATGCTCACAACATATCATCTTGTGCCAG GAAAAAAGGCTGCAGTGCCTATCATTCAATGGTGTAAAAGAACGAGAGTGGCTCATGGAATCTTTGATTCGATACATCAAGGTGATTGGGGGATCACCTGGAAGAGAGGGACTGCTTGTTGGTTTGAAGAACGGAGCA ATTCTGAAGATATTTGTGGACAACCCATTTGCAATCACTCTGCTGAAACAGGCGACCTCAGTTCGTTGTCTGGACATGAGTGCCTCCAGAAACAAGCTGGCTGTTGTGGACGAACATAACACCTGCTTAGTGTATGACATCCGTACAAAAGAGCTCCTTTTTCAG GAGCCAAATGCAAATAGTGTTGCTTGGAACACTCAGTGTGAAGACATGCTGTGCTTCTCAGGGAGTGGCTACCTTAATATTAAAGCTAGCAACTTTCCAGTGCATCAGCAGAAGCtccagggctttgtggtgggaTACAATGGCTCCAAGATCTTCTGTTTGCATGTCTACTCTATGTCAGCTGTGGAAGTACCCCAG TCTGCCCCTATGTACCAGTACTTGGAGAGAAAGTGGTTCAAAGAGGCCTATCAGATTGCTTGTTTAGGAGTAACCGACAGTGATTGGAGGGACCTGGCCACAGAGGCACTTGAAGGACTTGATTTTGAAACAGCAAAGAAG GCATTCATCAGAGTTCGTGATTTACGCTATCTTGAACTCATAAACAGCATCGAG GAGAGGAAGAAAAGAGGCGAGACCAACAATGAGCTCTTCCTGGCGGATGTTTTTGCCTACCAAGGGAAATTCCATGAGGCTGCCAAACTGTACAAAAAGACGGGGAATGATAGCCGAGCCCTAAATATGTACACAGACCTGCGCATGTTCGAATATGCCAAG GATTTCCTTGGCTCTGGAGATCCGAAGGACACCAAAATGCTGATTACCAAACAGGCAGACTGGGCCAAGAACATCAATGAGCCCCGTGCTGCGGCCGAGATGTACCTGTCTGCAGGGGAGCACATGAAGGCTATAGAGCTCATCGGGGAACATGGCTGGGTGGACAT GTTAATTGACATCGCACGGAAACTAGACAAGGCAGAGCGTGAGCCCTTATCACAATGTGCTGCCTTCTTCAAGAAGCTAAAGCAGCATGGCTATGCTGCTGAGACCTACACTAAGATGGGAGACCTCAAAGCTCTGGTGCTGCTGCATGTGGAGGAGTATCACTGGGAGGAG GCTTTTGAGCTGGTGGAGAAACACCCAGAGTTCAAGGACGACGTCTATGTGCCTTATGCACAGTGGCTGGCTGAGAACGACAGGTTTGAAGAAGCACAGAAAG CTTTCCACAAGGCTGGGCAGCAGGATGAAGCAGTGAAAGTGCTGGAGCAACTGACTCACAACGCCGTAGTGGAAAGCAGGTTTAATGACGCAGCTTATTACTACTGGATGCTATCCATGCAGTGTTTGGATATAGCCAGGG aaaatgaaaataagaaagaTGAGATGCTGAAGAAATTCCACAGGTTCCAGCACTTGGCAGAGCTGTACCATGTTTATCACTCCATTCAGCGCTACACT GATGAACCCTTTAGCTCTCATCTCCCAGAAAGCCTATTCAATATCTCAAGGTTTCTACTGCACAACTTGACAAAGGATGTGCCATTGGGCATCTCTAAAGT GAACACTCTGTACGCTCTAGCtaagcaaagcaaagcactgGGGGCATACAAGCTGGCCCGCCATGCTTATGAGAAACTACAGGGCCTTCGTATCCCAACCCGATTCCAGGAGTCCATCGAACTGGGCAGCCTGACTGTTCGCTCCAAGCCTTTCCACGACAGTGAG GACCTTGTGCCCATGTGCTATCGATGCTCTACGAACAACCCCCTGCTGAATAATCAAGGGAATGTGTGCATCAATTGCCGGCAGCCTTTCATCTTTTCAGCATCTTCCTATG AGATCCTGCCCCTTGTGcagttttacctggaggaaggGATCACTGATGAAGAGGCTGTGTCCCTCATAGACCTGGAAGCTCCTCGAACAGAGAGGAGAGAAGGAAAGTGGCAGGAGATGAGCAGTGGTG AATCCAACACTTTGAAATTAGTTGACAGCATGGATGACCCTGAAGAAGACCCTTTCATGGCCAAGCTGAGCTTTGAG CAAGGCGGCTCAGAGTTTGTCCCTGTTGTGGTGAGCAAGGCAGCACTACTTTCCATGAGCAGGAGGGATGTCCTGATCAAGCGCTGGCCCAAGCCCCTCAGCTGGCAATACTACAGGTCCCTGCTGCCTGATGTCTCCATCACCATGTGCCCTTCCTGCTTTCAG ATGTTCCACAGTGAAGACTACGAGCTGCTAGTACTTCAGCACAATTGCTGTCCTTACTGCCGCAGGCCAATAGATGAACCAAACTGA